The DNA sequence AACCGTCCGAACTGCTTCCCACGAGCCTGCCGGGACCGATGCTCACCTCGCCCGTCGGTCCCGACGAGACCTGGTTGAGGCTGGCCGAGAGGTCTGCTTCGACACCGCCGGGCAGTTTGAGCCGAACCAGGAACGGCAGGACGAAGCCGAGCGCGACCAGGCCCACCAGGATCGGGGTCAGCGTGCTGATCACGACGGTCGTCACCTTGCCGGTGAGGAAGAAGCCCAGCCACAGCGTGACGAGGAGGGCTCCCGCCACCGCGATCATCGTCGCGCTGCCGGCGAGGCTGTTCCTGGTGATCGCAAGGCTCTCCTCGGCGAGAGCCATCACCCGTCGCGCCTCGATGTGCTCGGGGTCGTGGTGCAGGCAGCGGCGGAAGTGGTGCAGCGCGCGTCGCCGGTAAAACGGCCGGGCCTGCGCCTGGGGCCCGCTTTCGCCGGCCTTGTACGCCGCCACGCCGGCCACGTAGTGGGGGTCTGGTTGGTTCGCCGCCAGCTCGATCGCCTGCCGTGCGGTGCTGAGCGCTTCGAGGTGCAGATCTCGGCGCTGGGTCTCGTCGCCCCTTCCGATGAGCAGGCGCGCGAGGGCGACGAGCAGTTGCCAGCGTGGCTGATCGCAGTTCGGACGCCGCAGCGCGTCTCGCAGTACGCGTTCGGCGGCCAGCAGGTCACCGGGCGACTTGATCAGCGCCAGTGACAGCCCGATGGCGGCGGCTCCCCGGGTCGGTTCGATGACGAGCGCTTGGCGGAAGTGCCGGGCGGCCCGCCGTGCCTCGGCCGGGTCATCGGTGCCGTCGAGGTCGCGCTGGAGGTGCAGGGCGCCGAGTTCGATGTGCGCCTGGCTGTCGTACCAGTTGCGCTCCAGCGCTTTGAGCAGCAGATTCTCGGCTTCCTCGAAGCGGCCCATCTGCGCGAAGAGCGCGCCGAGGTCGACGTAGCTGCCGCCGTAGGGGTCGATTTCGATGGACCGGCGGAGGTGGTGCTCGGCTTGAGGCAGGTTGCCTTGCCTGGCGTAGAGGACGCCGAGACAAGTGTGGGCGAGGTGCCGGCGCGGCTTGTCCGCGAGGACGTCGAGGCACAGTTGCTCGGCTTCGTCCTCGCCGTTCGGCTCCCCGCCGTGCACCAATGTCCAGGCGAGACCGACCAGGGCGTCATTCGACCGGGGCTGCTCGGCGATCGCGGCGCGGAACCGGCTTTCCGCCAGTTCGAGATCGTCGGCGCTGTAGGCGGCCCAGCCCAGGCAGTGGAGCGCGTCGGCCCGCCCGTACCGGCCCACCGCCAGCGTGAGAGCGCGTTCGAACGCCTGGCGGGCCCGGACGAGTTCGCCGCGGTCGCGAAGCACCCAACCCCACTCGATCACGACGTCGGCCCGGACGTTCTGGCCATCGAGGCGCGGCGCGAGGAGTCGCTCGGCCTCGCCGAACCGCCCCAGCGAGCGCAGGGCGGCGGACTTCGCCGTCAGAGCCCACGTAGACCTGGGAAGCCGCGACAGGCTGCGGTCGAACCAGGTGAGGGCCTCTTCGTGCCGGTTCTGCACGTCCCGGAGCCGACCCATTTCCTGCATGAGACCGACGTGGTCAGGAAGCAGGTCGAGGGCGGCGGCCAAGGCGGCTTCTGCGTCTTCGTACCGCCCGGCCAGCCACAGTGCGTTGGCGTGGTTGACCCGGACCCAGCCGTTGCGCGGATCGACCTCGATGGCCTTCTCGTAAACGGCGATGCCCTCCGCCCGGCGCTCCATCCAGCCGTAGGTCCAGGCCAATTCGACGCGGAACTCGAGGTAGTTCGGGCGGCGCTCGATTTCTTCGAGCAAGATCCGGACCGCTTCGTCGTAGCGGCGAAGGATCCGCAGGCAGCCCAGTTTGCCGCGCAATGACGTCCGGTCCGTCGGGTGCAGTGCCAGTACCGCTTCGAAGTCCGTCAGCGCTGTTTCGTACCCACCGAGGTCAGACCGGATATTCCCGATGGCGCGCCGGAACTGGGCGTCGCGGGGGAACCGTTCGGCACCGCTCTCGGCGACGGCGATCGCCTGCTGGTGTTCTCGGGTGTCGCGCAGCAGGCCGATGCGGCGTTTGAGCACATCCGGCTCGTCGGGAAGACTCCAGAGGATCTCGCGTGCTTGCTCGTATTCCCCGGCGATCCGGAGGTACCAGCTCAGGTCCAGCGCCAGGCTTCGCCGGTGGGGCAGGGCGGCGCAGGCCTCGCGGAGGCTGGCGATGGTGGCGGCGTCGTCCCCCGATTCCTGGTGGAGTGAAGCCGCTCGGGTGCGAAGGTCGGTGGAGAAGGGGTTGAGAGCCACCGCCGACCGTGCGACCTGCTCGGCTTCCGCGTACCGCCCGCGCTTGGCGAGCAGCCGGATCCGGCTGTCCCAGGCACTGGTGTAACGTGGCCACCCACGGTTGACCCGCTCGAAGTAGTCGAGAGCCTCGTCGACGGCGCCGGCCTCTTCGCTGAGGAGGGCCTGCTTGTCGAGTGGTTCGGGGTACTCCGGGAAATCCGCCTGTGCTTCGGTGAGCAGCTGCCGGGCCTCGTCATTGCGGTGGAGCCAGCGCAGCGCACGGCTGACCTCCACGTGGTAAGTGATTTCGCAAGGGCTCAGTTCCGCCGCGCGGCGGAACCACGAGAGCGCGTCCTCGTCGCGGTCCTGATCGGCGTACACCCAGCCCAGTTCGCTGTGGAGTTCGGCATCGTGCGGGCAGAGCCCGATCGCAGCCGTGGCCGCCGCTTCGGCCTGGCCGAAACGGCCCGCCTGCCTCAAGATCCGGGCCTGACAGGCCAGCGAGGCCGGATCAGCCGGAGCGAGCGAGACAGCTTCCCGGGCCGTGGCGATCGCCGCACCGATGTCGGGTAGATCGCGATACCGCCAGGCCTGTTCGATCAGCAGCGCGACGGTATCCGGGCACCGGTCGACCGCGGTGCGAAGGCACTCGACGGCTTCGCTCTTCCGGTCGAGATTCATCAGCGCGTACGCGCGCCACTGGTAGTAGGCCGCTCGATACTCGTCGAGTTCCACTGCGCGGTCGAACGCTGCCAGCGCTCCGTCGAAGTCGTGCTGTTCTTGGAGAACGGTTCCCAGTTCGAGGTGGAGGCGACTCGCCTCCGGCAGCCTCGCGACCGTGGTTTCGGCGTGCTCGCGCGCCTCGTCCAGCCGGTAGGCGTCGGCCAGGATGTCGATCTTCCCGCAATGTGCGGCGACGTATTCAGCCTCGATTTCCAGTGCTCGGTCGTACTTTTCGACCGCCGCGGAAACCTTGCTGGATCGTGCCAACGCCGATCCCCACGCCACGTACAACTCGGCGGCCCCGGGATGATGCGCCACCGCCAGTTCGGCGGCGGCCGTCGCTTCTTCCGCACGATTCAACCACGAAAGCGCTCGGATCCGGCTTTTCAGCGCCTCCAGGTGCGTGGGTTCGACGCCGAGCACCGTCTCGCACTCGTCGAGCAGGTACCGCTCGTCGTCGGTTTCATCGGCGGTCACCCGGGCTCGCGCGATCCGGACCAAGTGGGCTGCCGGGTTCTCCGCCAGGGCCGCGTCCGCCGCCGCGCGAGCGTCGTCGTACCGCCGCTGCCTGCTGAGCACAGCCACCCGCCACGCCTGGGCCGATTCGCCGGGCGGATCCAGTCCAGCCGCGCGGTCGAAATGCCCGAGCGCGATTTCCCAGCGATCCCGCTCGAACGCGATCCGGCCCAGCTCGACGTGCGCCGTGGCGCCGTCGAGGAGCTTTTCGATCGCCATTTCCGCCTCCGCGTAGCGGCAGGCTCGGCGCAGCGATGTGACCGTTTTCCGGGAATCGGGCGCATTCACCGGCGTAGTGGACACCACGATCGATGTCCGGCGCTTCGGCCGTTCGGGGGAGTGACCCGCGCGCCCCGGTCTCGAATTGCGACAGCCGGGCCGGCGGAGACGTACGAGGTGTTCGCCGACGCGCCCGCGATCTCGGCCCTGAACGTGGTCATCACCTCTTGAGCGGTCAGGTCATGGTCGGATCGCCCAGCGCGAGCTCGGGTGGCCGGCCGCCCCGCCGGCTGACGACGACGGTCGCCGATCCGAACGGTGATGCCGACGCGCCCGGGCGGGACATCTCCACCCGAAGCAGGCGCGCGCCGGTCACGTCCAGGTCGATGGTGGCCGGTTTGCCGGCCGCGACGTCGTGCTGGGAGCGGGGGGTCCCGTCGAGCACCACGCGGACGCGGCCGACCTGGAACGCGTCGGCGGCGTCGTCGGGGACCCCGGCGACGGTGCTGAACCGCTGGTAGTTCCCGCCGAGTTCGAGCTCGACGAAGCCGGTTCCGGTGGCCGTCGGGGAGGTCGGCCGCAAGACGATGCTCTCTTCGTAGCGGGTGCCGCCGATCGACGCCGGAGCGCGGCGCACACCGCTGCTGGCGCACAGCCACGGCAGTTCGCCCGCGGGGACCTCGCGTGGCTCGCGGGCTCCGCCGAGCCAGGTCCCGCGGCGGGGCATCGGGTACTGGCCCTGCCCGGTGATCGCGGCGACGAGGTCTTCCACACCGGCCGGCGTGAACTCGACGACGTGGTACCTCGTCGTCGAGTGGGCGTTGAGGAAGTCCGGGATCTCCTCGACCGAGCGGCCCGGCAGCACGACGGGCAGCACGCGCTCGGTCTCGCGGCGCAGGTCCCGGGTCAGGTTGTCGCGGATGATCGCCGCTTCGAACTGGGATCCCCGGCCCTCGTGGGGCATCGCGGTGCCGTCGGCGCGGCTCTTGTAGGCCGGTGACGCGATGACGAGGATGAAATCCGCCTTGGCGAGGTTTTCGGTGGCCCACAGCGACCAGTCCCGGCGCACGTTGTCGTACCAGAGGTCCAGGTGCACGTCCAGGCCGATGCCGATGCGCAGGAACGACGCGAACTCGTGCACGAGTTCCTTGTGTTCCGGGTTGTCGTGCGCGTAGGTGACGAACACCCGGGGCGCTTCACGGTCGGTCACCGGGAAAACGATGATGCGCCGATTCCGCGTTTGTCAAGGCTTTCGAGTGGGTCGTCGAGATTGTCCAGTGGTGGCCAGGTATTGGCATGGTTCTGTCCAGTTTCGCGCCTTTCCCGGCCGCTCGCACCCGGCCTAGGATGGCCGTTGCCTGGTGGGGAGCGGTGAAGGAGCGAAGACACGCGTGTACGAGTACGACGTGTTCATCAGCTACCAACGCACCGGCCGGGACATTTCCGCGTGGGTGAAAAACCATTTCCACCCCCGGCTCGCGGAGGTTCTCGACAACAACCTCTACCGCGACGCGCGGATATTCTGCGACGACCAGGTCCCGACCGGCACGAGCTGGCCGGTCGAATGGCGCACGGCGTTGCAGCACACGCGGGTGCTGGTGCCGGTGTGTTCGCCGAAGTACTTCCGGGACGAATGGTGCCTGGCCGAGTGGTATTCGATGGCGAAGCGCGAGGAGCTGACCACGGGCCCGCTGATCTACCCGGTGATCTTCTGCGACTCCCGGAACTTCCCGGAGTGGGCGCACCAGCGGCGCATGCGCGACCTGCAGCAGTGGAACCACCCCTTCGAGCACTTCCAGCTGACACCGGCGTACCTCGAGTTCAACCACAAGATCGCCGAGATCGCCAAGGAACTCGAAGAACTCATCGAACGAGCGCCGGACTGGCGGGCGGACTGGCCGGTGCTCACGCCGGCCCCCGAGCCGCCGAAGCCGGCGCGGATGCCGAGGTTCTGACGGATGCCGGGCTCGGTGTTCACCTTCTACTCCTACAAGGGCGGCGTCGGCCGCAGCTTCACGCTGGCCAACATCGCCGTGCTCCTCGCCCGCTGGGGTCATCGGGTGCTCTGCCTGGACTGGGACCTCGAAGCGCCCGGCCTCGGCGACTACTTCCGGCCGCAGCTGCCGGGCCGGCCGCGCGGCGGCGTGGTGGACCTCGTCGCGGACTTCCAGGCCGGCCGGTTCGCGCCGAACGCGCACGTCATGCGGCTCCGGGGCGCCCGCGCGCTCGACTTCATCGCGGCCGGGAGCGAGGGGCCCGGGTACGTCGGCCAGGTCCAGGCGATCGACTGGGACGAGCTCTACGACGAGGGGTTCGGCGAGTACCTCGAGAAATGCCGGGAGCA is a window from the Amycolatopsis sp. cg9 genome containing:
- a CDS encoding tetratricopeptide repeat protein — protein: MAIEKLLDGATAHVELGRIAFERDRWEIALGHFDRAAGLDPPGESAQAWRVAVLSRQRRYDDARAAADAALAENPAAHLVRIARARVTADETDDERYLLDECETVLGVEPTHLEALKSRIRALSWLNRAEEATAAAELAVAHHPGAAELYVAWGSALARSSKVSAAVEKYDRALEIEAEYVAAHCGKIDILADAYRLDEAREHAETTVARLPEASRLHLELGTVLQEQHDFDGALAAFDRAVELDEYRAAYYQWRAYALMNLDRKSEAVECLRTAVDRCPDTVALLIEQAWRYRDLPDIGAAIATAREAVSLAPADPASLACQARILRQAGRFGQAEAAATAAIGLCPHDAELHSELGWVYADQDRDEDALSWFRRAAELSPCEITYHVEVSRALRWLHRNDEARQLLTEAQADFPEYPEPLDKQALLSEEAGAVDEALDYFERVNRGWPRYTSAWDSRIRLLAKRGRYAEAEQVARSAVALNPFSTDLRTRAASLHQESGDDAATIASLREACAALPHRRSLALDLSWYLRIAGEYEQAREILWSLPDEPDVLKRRIGLLRDTREHQQAIAVAESGAERFPRDAQFRRAIGNIRSDLGGYETALTDFEAVLALHPTDRTSLRGKLGCLRILRRYDEAVRILLEEIERRPNYLEFRVELAWTYGWMERRAEGIAVYEKAIEVDPRNGWVRVNHANALWLAGRYEDAEAALAAALDLLPDHVGLMQEMGRLRDVQNRHEEALTWFDRSLSRLPRSTWALTAKSAALRSLGRFGEAERLLAPRLDGQNVRADVVIEWGWVLRDRGELVRARQAFERALTLAVGRYGRADALHCLGWAAYSADDLELAESRFRAAIAEQPRSNDALVGLAWTLVHGGEPNGEDEAEQLCLDVLADKPRRHLAHTCLGVLYARQGNLPQAEHHLRRSIEIDPYGGSYVDLGALFAQMGRFEEAENLLLKALERNWYDSQAHIELGALHLQRDLDGTDDPAEARRAARHFRQALVIEPTRGAAAIGLSLALIKSPGDLLAAERVLRDALRRPNCDQPRWQLLVALARLLIGRGDETQRRDLHLEALSTARQAIELAANQPDPHYVAGVAAYKAGESGPQAQARPFYRRRALHHFRRCLHHDPEHIEARRVMALAEESLAITRNSLAGSATMIAVAGALLVTLWLGFFLTGKVTTVVISTLTPILVGLVALGFVLPFLVRLKLPGGVEADLSASLNQVSSGPTGEVSIGPGRLVGSSSDGSATWSPLGTGPRGELPRLG
- a CDS encoding SEFIR domain-containing protein, translating into MTDREAPRVFVTYAHDNPEHKELVHEFASFLRIGIGLDVHLDLWYDNVRRDWSLWATENLAKADFILVIASPAYKSRADGTAMPHEGRGSQFEAAIIRDNLTRDLRRETERVLPVVLPGRSVEEIPDFLNAHSTTRYHVVEFTPAGVEDLVAAITGQGQYPMPRRGTWLGGAREPREVPAGELPWLCASSGVRRAPASIGGTRYEESIVLRPTSPTATGTGFVELELGGNYQRFSTVAGVPDDAADAFQVGRVRVVLDGTPRSQHDVAAGKPATIDLDVTGARLLRVEMSRPGASASPFGSATVVVSRRGGRPPELALGDPTMT
- a CDS encoding TIR domain-containing protein; the protein is MYEYDVFISYQRTGRDISAWVKNHFHPRLAEVLDNNLYRDARIFCDDQVPTGTSWPVEWRTALQHTRVLVPVCSPKYFRDEWCLAEWYSMAKREELTTGPLIYPVIFCDSRNFPEWAHQRRMRDLQQWNHPFEHFQLTPAYLEFNHKIAEIAKELEELIERAPDWRADWPVLTPAPEPPKPARMPRF